A genome region from Clostridium sp. JN-9 includes the following:
- a CDS encoding glycosyl-4,4'-diaponeurosporenoate acyltransferase, protein MVRIIKLSFLKKLAADIGIFAVLSIVITLLSFILPYSCFHYENWMFKQRKWEKNGKFYQNIFKVKLWKDKLPELADFIKFAFPKKFIKEFKGEFLTKYIKESCRAELVHWIIICSSIIFLFFNDISTFIIMVIIDVMLNIPFIIIQRYNRPRIISIMKHKGMAVQL, encoded by the coding sequence ATGGTAAGAATAATAAAACTATCATTTTTAAAAAAATTAGCAGCTGACATTGGAATATTTGCTGTTTTATCCATTGTAATAACATTATTGTCCTTTATATTGCCCTATAGCTGCTTTCATTATGAAAATTGGATGTTTAAGCAGCGAAAGTGGGAAAAGAACGGTAAATTTTATCAGAACATATTTAAGGTAAAACTGTGGAAAGACAAGCTTCCTGAGTTGGCTGATTTTATAAAATTTGCATTCCCTAAAAAGTTCATAAAGGAATTCAAGGGAGAATTTCTAACAAAATATATAAAGGAATCATGCAGAGCAGAGCTTGTGCATTGGATTATTATCTGTTCTTCGATTATTTTCCTGTTTTTTAATGATATATCAACATTTATTATCATGGTAATAATAGATGTTATGCTAAATATACCCTTTATAATAATTCAAAGATACAACCGCCCCAGAATAATATCAATTATGAAACATAAAGGCATGGCTGTCCAGCTTTAG
- a CDS encoding ATP-binding protein: protein MKIKSMKKILKFIIVIGMILVIFLLIYSNKIYTGRPPAARQGRLDLSQWDFVENGSVNLNGEWEFYDNQLLTPDDFNGKGNKLPKLTGYADLTSSVLKNKNTKLSNPIGVKTYRLVVKIKPSNNTYGLKIGNIKMSNKVFVNGDIKGERGNPAEKNNGYVPSNIPYCTYFNINGDKAEIIIQTANFEYPFAGTMYKINFGLQDNINYANIISISIEMIGSVLTLLFGMYYLGVYFNRERDKRFLSTGLYFFTIPATLLFNGEKLVMQLFPGIPSELMSKVQQISFILTIVMLSEIMNQLDKEILSDKAAKKVKIYSIIYIFIVVIADYSKYVYLLPFMYTIVTAFIMYIIIKLLNTIVREEFGSLHRSGTLILLKSLICLFIAIIINFMYNFRLLNSITFGSIAFFGYILFMVNLQADILSEAYKNMKEMSIELIKMDKVKDEFITKTSSELKAPLFGIINIAETVIKENKNDLSSKHIKDMIITKDIALKLTNTINDTLDITLLRNGQLKINISIVDIKVCINIVIESFKYIIQHRNIEIINNVHGCLMVKADENRVIQILFNLISNSIKSMDKGTIKLNGERINNMVYVSVEDAGCGIPKSKYNEVFNAYESLNSEGIGMGLFICRQLIQLMNGSIYLKWSEINKGSCFVFSLPYSEEKYDESIIADNENIKYFQPEASIQNKDNNYESTILIVDDELLNIQTALDILSRENYNVLTAFSGEEALEKINNNKIDLVVLDALMPRISGIDVCRKIRQRYSLIELPILISVLGNINYSLSLGFDAGANDFIAKPFVEKELILRTRTLITMRKYMDNALKSEMAFLQAQIKPHFLYNTLSTIISFCYTDGEKAAKLLTDFSKYLRLTFDIDNNTALSPLRRELEMIDAYVEIEKARFGDKIKIEYFIQQEILDKKIPSLCIQPLVENAIKHGLLKKEQGGTVYISAKEKDNFINITVSDTGAGMAKEKIERLKKADNNGVGLSNVFKRIKGLGNSSIDIYSTLGKGTKIILHIDKSRC, encoded by the coding sequence ATGAAAATTAAAAGTATGAAAAAGATATTAAAATTTATTATAGTTATAGGAATGATATTGGTTATATTTTTATTAATTTATTCAAATAAAATCTATACGGGAAGACCTCCTGCAGCAAGGCAGGGAAGGCTGGATCTTTCACAATGGGATTTTGTAGAAAATGGATCTGTTAATCTTAATGGTGAATGGGAATTCTATGATAATCAATTGCTTACACCAGATGATTTTAATGGAAAAGGTAACAAGCTGCCAAAGCTTACGGGTTATGCTGACTTAACATCATCAGTATTAAAAAATAAAAATACAAAACTTTCAAACCCCATAGGCGTTAAGACTTACAGATTAGTTGTAAAAATTAAACCTTCTAATAACACCTATGGCTTAAAAATAGGAAATATAAAAATGAGTAACAAAGTATTTGTAAATGGGGATATTAAAGGTGAAAGAGGAAACCCTGCTGAGAAAAATAATGGATATGTTCCAAGCAATATTCCATATTGTACTTATTTTAATATTAATGGCGATAAAGCAGAAATAATTATTCAAACTGCAAATTTTGAATATCCTTTTGCTGGTACAATGTATAAAATTAACTTTGGACTTCAGGATAATATTAATTATGCAAATATAATTTCCATTTCAATTGAAATGATAGGTTCAGTATTAACACTTTTATTTGGTATGTATTATTTAGGCGTTTATTTCAATAGAGAAAGGGATAAGAGATTTTTAAGTACTGGTTTGTATTTTTTTACAATTCCAGCTACTCTTCTTTTTAATGGAGAAAAATTAGTAATGCAGCTGTTTCCAGGTATACCCTCGGAACTTATGAGTAAAGTTCAGCAGATTTCATTTATATTGACAATAGTAATGCTTTCAGAAATAATGAATCAGCTGGATAAAGAAATATTATCGGATAAGGCAGCTAAAAAAGTTAAAATTTACAGCATTATATATATATTCATAGTGGTAATAGCTGATTATTCAAAGTATGTTTATTTACTTCCTTTTATGTATACCATTGTTACTGCTTTTATAATGTATATAATAATTAAGTTATTAAATACTATTGTTAGGGAAGAGTTTGGTAGTTTACATAGAAGTGGTACATTAATTTTATTAAAATCTTTAATATGTTTATTTATAGCTATAATAATAAATTTCATGTATAATTTCAGATTATTGAACTCAATAACATTTGGATCTATAGCTTTTTTTGGATATATACTTTTTATGGTAAATCTACAGGCAGATATTTTATCTGAAGCTTATAAAAATATGAAAGAAATGTCAATAGAATTAATAAAGATGGATAAGGTGAAAGATGAGTTTATAACAAAAACCTCCTCAGAGTTAAAAGCACCTTTATTTGGAATAATTAATATTGCTGAAACAGTTATAAAAGAAAATAAAAATGATTTAAGTTCAAAACATATTAAAGACATGATTATTACTAAAGACATTGCACTAAAACTTACAAATACAATAAATGACACATTAGATATTACATTACTAAGAAATGGACAGCTTAAAATTAATATTTCCATTGTAGATATTAAAGTGTGCATTAATATTGTAATTGAAAGCTTCAAATATATAATACAGCATAGAAATATAGAAATTATTAATAATGTTCATGGATGTCTAATGGTTAAAGCTGACGAAAACAGGGTAATACAAATTTTATTTAATCTAATCAGCAATTCCATAAAGAGCATGGATAAGGGTACAATAAAGCTTAACGGGGAAAGAATAAATAATATGGTATATGTATCAGTAGAGGATGCAGGATGCGGAATACCAAAAAGTAAATATAATGAAGTTTTTAATGCATATGAATCACTGAATTCAGAAGGAATAGGCATGGGTTTATTTATATGCCGTCAGTTAATACAATTGATGAATGGCAGTATATATTTAAAATGGTCAGAAATAAATAAAGGAAGCTGTTTTGTGTTTTCACTTCCTTATTCTGAAGAAAAATATGATGAAAGTATAATAGCAGATAATGAAAACATTAAATATTTTCAGCCTGAAGCATCTATACAAAATAAAGATAATAATTATGAAAGCACAATTTTAATAGTAGATGATGAGCTTTTGAATATTCAAACTGCTTTGGATATTTTAAGCAGGGAAAATTATAATGTGTTAACTGCTTTTTCAGGAGAAGAGGCATTAGAGAAAATTAACAATAATAAAATTGATTTAGTGGTATTAGATGCGCTGATGCCTAGGATTTCTGGCATTGATGTGTGCAGAAAAATAAGACAGCGATATTCCTTAATAGAGCTGCCAATATTGATATCAGTCCTTGGAAATATAAATTATAGTTTGTCTTTAGGCTTTGATGCAGGTGCCAATGATTTTATAGCAAAGCCCTTTGTGGAGAAAGAACTAATTTTAAGAACAAGGACCTTAATTACCATGAGAAAATACATGGACAATGCCTTGAAAAGTGAAATGGCATTCCTTCAAGCCCAGATAAAACCGCATTTTTTATACAATACACTAAGCACTATTATATCGTTTTGCTATACTGATGGGGAAAAGGCAGCTAAGCTTCTCACAGATTTCAGTAAATATTTAAGACTGACATTTGATATTGATAATAATACTGCTCTTTCTCCCTTAAGGAGAGAGTTAGAAATGATAGATGCATATGTAGAAATAGAAAAAGCACGTTTTGGGGATAAGATTAAAATTGAATATTTCATTCAACAGGAGATTTTAGATAAAAAAATACCATCTCTTTGTATACAGCCCCTGGTTGAAAATGCAATAAAGCATGGCCTCTTAAAAAAGGAACAAGGGGGAACAGTATATATTTCCGCTAAAGAGAAGGATAATTTCATTAACATTACAGTAAGTGATACTGGAGCAGGCATGGCAAAAGAAAAAATTGAAAGATTAAAAAAAGCAGATAATAATGGTGTTGGGTTATCCAATGTATTTAAAAGAATCAAAGGGCTTGGTAATAGCAGCATAGATATTTACAGTACATTGGGAAAGGGTACAAAGATAATCCTGCACATAGATAAATCAAGATGTTAA
- a CDS encoding response regulator, with the protein MRVIIVDDEKPSLELIKIIFSKNKSLNIIGEYTNPNEALKGIFKLQPDAVFVDVEMPNMSGIEFAHEVIKFSDKIQIVFLTAYEKYAIDAFKVNAVNYILKPITEEDLNITVSRLLKNLKLNNMISKENKENQIFCLGYFKVYGRSGSEIIKWSTSKVKELFAYFIYNRGEEIDKWELCDMLWRESPVKKAEHNLHSSVYRLRTALKDNSIKDIVYYENGKYRVDFESFCCDAWNFQQFMEKNTLVNDENIKKYEDILGTYNGNLFGNEDYMWKTNLDEKLNRYYISGTKKAAEYYMEKKKYNEAEEYLLKALNMDLFDEEAHDLIMRTYSGLGDRIKLMEHYCKMEQMLKKELHILPRESTRKLYKDLLKNM; encoded by the coding sequence ATGAGAGTTATAATAGTGGACGATGAGAAACCAAGTCTGGAATTAATAAAAATTATTTTCAGTAAAAATAAAAGCCTGAATATAATAGGAGAGTATACAAATCCTAATGAAGCTTTAAAGGGCATATTTAAACTGCAGCCTGATGCTGTTTTTGTGGATGTGGAAATGCCAAATATGAGCGGAATAGAATTTGCTCATGAGGTAATAAAATTTAGTGACAAAATTCAGATAGTATTTTTAACTGCCTATGAAAAATATGCAATAGATGCTTTTAAGGTAAATGCAGTTAATTATATTTTAAAGCCAATTACAGAAGAAGACTTAAATATCACAGTTAGCAGGCTTTTAAAAAACCTGAAATTAAATAATATGATAAGTAAAGAAAATAAGGAAAATCAAATATTTTGCTTGGGCTATTTTAAGGTTTATGGAAGATCAGGTTCAGAAATTATTAAATGGTCTACATCAAAAGTGAAAGAATTGTTTGCCTATTTTATATATAATAGAGGAGAAGAAATCGACAAATGGGAGCTTTGCGATATGCTTTGGAGAGAATCTCCTGTTAAAAAGGCTGAGCATAATCTGCATAGTTCTGTATATAGGTTAAGAACTGCATTAAAGGATAATTCAATAAAGGATATTGTTTATTATGAAAATGGGAAATACAGAGTGGATTTTGAAAGCTTTTGCTGCGATGCCTGGAACTTTCAGCAGTTCATGGAAAAGAATACTTTAGTGAATGATGAAAATATTAAAAAATATGAGGATATATTAGGCACATATAATGGGAATTTATTTGGAAATGAGGACTACATGTGGAAAACAAACTTAGATGAAAAATTAAATAGGTACTATATTTCAGGTACAAAAAAAGCAGCTGAATATTATATGGAGAAAAAGAAATACAATGAGGCAGAAGAATATCTTCTAAAAGCTCTTAACATGGATTTATTTGATGAAGAAGCACACGATTTAATTATGAGAACATATTCTGGTCTTGGTGACAGGATAAAATTAATGGAGCATTATTGCAAAATGGAACAAATGCTTAAGAAAGAGCTTCATATACTTCCAAGGGAGTCAACAAGAAAACTTTATAAGGATTTATTAAAAAACATGTAG
- a CDS encoding glycosyltransferase, translated as MYKILFISSKITGNGHNSMVQALNNQFEKLNPEIHLEEVDAFYLGGVFTKNMAKLYNKIAVLTPNLWGVIYKMGNKFKKPVNFFAEHNIKNNFIKLIKENRPNLIITVHPGFVGSINNILQKNEFDIPVVVVIADLDNVSHLWGDKRTLYTICPSQESYNTMLKIGIPEERLKLFGFPTRDKFNHINSKNAFMETYRTICNRRLNFLIMNGSQGGRTSKQIAENLLKNFDCNVTILAGKNTILKKSLEDYLKPKYSDRVTICGFTDKVEYYMMNSDILFVRASPNVLMEAVNLCKPIIMTGSFTGQEEKNPQYIENNNLGVQCKDINSLPQIVNELIADDGKKLKEIVKSQIEFRKPDAAADIVKFVSNTLYEFEKAEGM; from the coding sequence TTGTATAAAATTCTCTTTATATCATCAAAGATTACTGGAAATGGACATAATAGTATGGTTCAGGCTTTAAATAATCAATTTGAAAAATTAAATCCTGAAATACACCTTGAAGAAGTAGATGCTTTTTATTTAGGAGGAGTTTTTACTAAAAATATGGCCAAGCTGTATAATAAGATAGCAGTGTTAACTCCAAATTTGTGGGGTGTCATTTATAAAATGGGAAATAAATTTAAGAAGCCTGTTAACTTTTTTGCTGAACATAATATAAAAAATAATTTTATTAAATTAATAAAAGAAAACAGACCTAATTTGATTATTACAGTGCACCCTGGATTTGTTGGATCCATTAATAACATTCTTCAAAAAAATGAATTTGATATACCAGTTGTAGTGGTGATAGCTGATTTAGATAATGTTTCACATCTCTGGGGAGACAAACGTACATTATACACCATATGTCCAAGCCAGGAATCATACAATACCATGCTTAAAATTGGAATTCCTGAGGAAAGGCTGAAACTCTTCGGTTTTCCAACAAGGGATAAATTTAATCATATAAATTCTAAAAATGCCTTTATGGAAACCTATAGAACTATCTGCAATAGAAGGCTAAACTTTTTAATAATGAATGGAAGCCAGGGCGGCAGGACTTCAAAACAGATTGCTGAAAACCTGCTTAAAAACTTTGATTGCAATGTTACAATTTTAGCTGGAAAAAATACTATTCTAAAGAAATCATTAGAGGATTATTTAAAGCCAAAGTATTCTGACAGAGTTACTATTTGTGGGTTTACCGACAAAGTTGAATATTATATGATGAACTCTGATATATTATTTGTAAGAGCAAGTCCTAATGTGCTCATGGAAGCTGTAAATTTATGTAAGCCAATTATAATGACAGGGTCCTTTACAGGCCAGGAAGAGAAGAATCCTCAGTACATAGAAAATAACAATCTTGGAGTACAGTGTAAAGACATTAACAGCCTTCCTCAAATTGTAAATGAACTTATTGCTGATGATGGAAAAAAGCTTAAGGAAATAGTAAAAAGTCAGATAGAGTTTAGAAAGCCAGATGCAGCAGCTGATATAGTTAAATTTGTATCAAATACATTATATGAATTTGAAAAAGCAGAGGGAATGTAA
- the cls gene encoding cardiolipin synthase — MKLFKIINSRVFLITALIAIQFFWVMFFLVKLTSYRAWINAAFTILSILIVLFIIGKDENDSYKIGWIILIMLLPLFGGLFYLFLGNKRPSKGMRIKLNKEHNKVIELINTDESVIDQIGKLDKRASGTFKYLQERSSCPVYKNTETTYYPLGELMYKDILPELSKAQHFIFLEYFIVEEGIMWNGILEILTKKAAEGVDVRIIFDDIGSLFVLPGNFARKMEKRGIKCMAFNKYRPILSLAMNNRDHRKIMVIDGHTAFNGGINLADEYINKKKRYGHWKDTGIRLKGDAAWSFTLMFLEMWNAFTKDQDTLEDFKPPIQCSEDVKNDGFVQPFSDSPLDDESIGENTYIELLAQAKSYVYIFTPYLIIDSEMKSALCMAAKRGVDVRIVTPGIPDKKIIYRLTRSNYAPLLKNGVKIYEYTPGFIHAKSYVCDDEFAVIGTINMDYRSLYLHFECGTFMYRTHCIMSLKKDSLETIAKSRQINLCDCRQGFFGRLFDSVLRVFSPIF, encoded by the coding sequence ATGAAATTGTTTAAAATAATAAATAGCAGGGTATTTCTTATAACTGCATTAATTGCAATACAGTTTTTTTGGGTTATGTTTTTCTTAGTCAAATTAACAAGCTATCGTGCATGGATAAATGCAGCTTTTACCATATTGAGTATTTTAATTGTATTGTTTATTATTGGAAAAGATGAAAATGATTCTTATAAGATTGGATGGATTATTCTTATTATGTTATTGCCATTGTTCGGCGGGCTTTTCTACCTTTTTCTTGGCAACAAAAGACCATCTAAAGGTATGAGGATTAAATTAAACAAGGAACATAACAAGGTGATTGAATTAATAAACACCGATGAAAGTGTTATTGACCAAATTGGTAAACTAGATAAACGTGCTTCTGGAACATTCAAATATTTACAGGAAAGAAGCTCCTGTCCGGTTTATAAGAATACAGAAACTACATACTATCCTTTAGGGGAGCTTATGTATAAGGATATACTTCCGGAATTAAGTAAGGCACAGCATTTTATTTTTCTTGAGTATTTTATTGTTGAAGAAGGAATCATGTGGAATGGCATACTTGAAATACTTACAAAAAAAGCTGCTGAAGGTGTTGACGTAAGAATCATATTTGACGATATAGGATCTCTTTTTGTACTTCCAGGCAATTTTGCCAGGAAGATGGAAAAGAGAGGAATTAAATGTATGGCATTTAATAAATACAGACCAATTCTTTCATTAGCCATGAATAACAGGGACCATAGAAAGATTATGGTTATAGATGGACACACTGCTTTTAATGGAGGAATTAATCTGGCAGATGAGTATATTAATAAGAAAAAAAGATACGGTCATTGGAAAGATACAGGCATACGATTAAAGGGCGATGCTGCCTGGAGTTTTACATTGATGTTTTTGGAAATGTGGAATGCATTTACAAAAGATCAGGATACTTTGGAAGACTTTAAGCCCCCCATCCAGTGTTCTGAAGATGTGAAAAATGATGGATTTGTGCAGCCTTTTTCAGATTCACCCCTTGACGATGAATCAATAGGCGAAAATACTTATATTGAACTTCTGGCACAGGCAAAAAGCTATGTTTATATTTTTACACCATATCTTATTATTGACAGTGAGATGAAATCTGCACTTTGCATGGCAGCAAAAAGAGGAGTAGATGTAAGAATTGTTACTCCTGGTATTCCTGATAAAAAAATAATATACAGGCTTACACGATCTAATTATGCACCTCTTTTAAAGAATGGTGTAAAAATTTATGAATATACCCCAGGCTTTATTCATGCTAAGAGCTATGTCTGTGATGATGAATTTGCCGTTATTGGAACTATCAATATGGATTATAGAAGTCTTTATCTGCATTTTGAATGTGGAACATTCATGTACAGGACTCATTGCATTATGAGTTTAAAAAAGGATTCACTTGAAACAATAGCTAAAAGCAGACAGATTAATCTATGTGACTGCAGACAGGGATTCTTTGGAAGATTGTTTGACTCAGTACTTAGAGTTTTTTCACCGATTTTTTAA